AATCATGATTGAATCGAATATCAAAGCCAAGCTCTCGTTCTCGGACGGCACTCCCGATATCGAGTTACCAATTTACAAGGGCACACAAGGTCCAGATGTTATTGATATTCGGAAGTTGTATGGTCAGACCGGTAAGTTCACCTATGACCCAGGGTTCTTGTCTACGGCCTCTTGCAGTTCAAAGATTACCTTCATCGATGGCGATAAGGGCGAGTTACTCTATCGGGGCTACCCCATTGAAGAGCTTGCTACAAAATGCGACTTCTTAGAGGTCTGCCAACTCTTAATTGGTGGCGAACTCCCAAACGCTAAGCAAAAGACTGATTTTGAAGATCTGGTGATGCATCACACCATGGTGCATGAGCAAATGCAGTTCTTCCTGCGTGGCTTTCGACGCGATGCGCACCCAATGGCCGTATTAACGGGCTTGATTGGTGCAATGGCTGCGTTCTACCATGACGAAATTGATTACAGCGAACCAAAGGCGCGCGAGATTGCTCAGATCCGCTTAATTGCAAAGATGCCTACCTTGGTGGCGATGTCCTATAAGTATTCGATTGGACAGCCCTTTATGTATCCAGACAATAGTTTGTCTTACACCGCTAACTTTATGCGCATGATGTTTGCAACCCCATGCGAGCCATACAAAGTTAACCCAGTATTAGTAAAGGCCTTGGATCGCATCTTTACCTTACATGCAGATCACGAACAAAATGCATCCACCTCGACGGTTCGCTTAGCCGGCTCTTCGGGCACGAATCCATTTGCAGCAATTTCTGCTGGTATTGCCTGTCTCTGGGGCCCAGCCCACGGCGGTGCCAACGAAGCCTGCCTTGAGATGTTGACCTCGATTCAGGCAAATGGTGGGGTTGAGAAGATTGGTGAGTTTATTGCTCAAGTGAAAGATAAAAACTCGAATGTGCGCTTGATGGGTTTTGGTCATCGCGTTTATAAAAACTTCGATCCCCGCGCTAAGTTAATGCGCGAGACCTGTCATGAGGTATTAAAAGAGTTAGGTTTAGAGAACGATCCTCTGTTCAAGCTAGCCATGACCCTTGAGAAGATCGCCTTAGAAGATGATTACTTTGTGGGACGTAAGCTTTATCCCAATGTGGATTTCTACTCAGGAATCGTGCAACGTGCTCTTGGCATCCCCACAGAAATGTTCACCTGTATTTTTGCTTTGGCAAGAACCGTAGGCTGGATTGCCCAATGGGAAGAGATGATTACTGACCCCGAGTACAAGATCGGTCGCCCCCGCCAATTATTTGCCGGCGCAACGCCACGCAAGGTGCCAGCCATTTCTGAGCGAAAATAAGCTTTTTAATGGATTTGGGTTGATAGGGACTTTGAATGCGTACGCTTTACGACAAACTATGGGATGAGCATGTGGTGCACTCGGAAGAGGATGGCACAGCGACTCTATACATTGACCGTCAACTACTGCACGAAGTAACCAGCCCACAGGCATTTGAGGGCTTGAGCTTGGCAACGCGCCCCGTGTGGCGAACCTCGGCCAACTTAGCGGTTTCTGATCACAATGTTCCAACGACCGATCGTAGCGAGGGTATTGCCGATCCCGTATCAAAACTGCAAGTGGATACCTTAGATCAAAACTGCGATCGTTATGGGATTACCCAATACAAGATGAACGATCTGCGCCAAGGTATTGTGCATGTCATTGGCCCTGAGCAGGGCGCTACCTTACCGGGTATGACCGTTGTGTGCGGTGATTCGCATACCAGTACGCATGGTGCTTTTGGTGCTCTCGCATTTGGGATTGGTACCTCGGAGGTGGAGCACGTACTAGCTACCCAAACTTTACTGATGAAGAAAAGCAAGAACATGTTGGTGCGAGTTGAAGGTCGTTTGCAACCTGGCTCCTCAGCAAAAGATATTGTCTTAGCGGTGATTGGGAAGATTGGTACCGCTGGTGGTACGGGTTACACCATCGAGTTTGCTGGTGAGACCATTCGTCATTTATCGATGGAAGGGCGTATGACCATCTGCAATATGGCGATTGAAGCGGGTGCGCGTGCCGGTCTTGTGGCGGTAGATGAGATCACCATTGAATACATTCAGGGACGCCCCTACGCTCCAAAAGGAGAGGCATTACGCCTTGCCTTGCAATACTGGAGAGGGCTGCATTCTGATGCCGATGCACACTTTGATCAAGTGGTTGAGTTGCGGGCTGAAGAGATTGTGCCGCAACTGACATGGGGCACATCGCCCGAGATGGTCTTGCCGATTAGCGGCAGGGTTCCTGATCCAGAGCGCGAGCGCGATCCCAACAAGCGCCAAGCGATGGAACGTGCCTTGCAATACATGGGCCTTGAACCCAATATGCCCTTAGATACTATTTATGTAGATAAGGTATTTATTGGCTCATGCACCAACAGTCGGATTGAAGATCTACGCGCTGCAGCTAAAGTGGTTGAGCGATTAGGCAAGAAAGTAGCCAGCAGCGTGAAGCAGGCCTTAGTGGTGCCTGGGTCTGGACTTGTCAAAGTGCAGGCAGAGCGTGAAGGATTAGATCGGGTCTTTAAAGCAGCTGGCTTTGAGTGGCGCGAGCCAGGTTGCTCGATGTGCTTAGCTATGAACGCTGATCGCTTGGAACCTCAAGAGCGTTGCGCTTCAACCTCAAACCGTAATTTCGAGGGTCGTCAGGGTGCAGGCGGTCGAACCCATTTGGTGAGTCCGGCAATGGCTGCTGCTGCTGCGATTGAAGGCCACTTTGTCGATATTCGGAAGATAGCCTAATCTTTATACAATAGGTTCATATGAAAACTAGCCCATTTATTCTTTCTCTCGTCATCGCAGGATCTCTAGTTGCTTGCTCAAACACCATGACGGGTGTTGGAAAAGATTTACAAGAAATTGGCAAGAAAATGGATCCACAGGCAAAGCCCGTAGAGACCGCGCCCAATAGCAGTTCTGGAACACCCAGCACAAATCCCAACAAAGACGTAACGATCACACCGGTTAAATAAATGGATGCATTTACAGTCTACAAGGGCTTAGTTGCCCCATTGGATCGAGAGAACGTCGATACCGATGCCATTATTCCGAAGCAGTTTCTGAAATCGATCAAGAAGACTGGATTTGGGCAGAACCTATTTGATGAATTACGCTATCTGGATCACGGTGAGCCGGGGCAAGATTGTTCTAAGCGCCCAGTAAACCCTGATTTTGTTCTGAACCAGACCCGCTATCAGGGCGCCGGTATTCTCTTGGCTCGTAAGAACTTTGGCTGCGGTAGCTCGCGTGAGCATGCCCCTTGGGCACTCTCGCAGTTTGGCTTTCGTGCCATTATTGCCCCCAGTTTTGCAGACATCTTCTTCAATAATTGCTTTAAGAATGGCCTATTGCCCGTCGTTCTGACCGAACAGCAAGTGGATCACCTCTTTAATGAGACCAAGGCCTTCCCTGGGTACCAGCTGACTATTGATCTTGAGCGTCAAGAGGTCATTGCTCCGGATAACCAAAGCTATTCGTTTGAAGTAACCCCCTTTAGAAAGTATTGCCTGGTCAATGGTCTAGACGATATTGGTCTGACCCTACGACATGCCGATAAAATAAAGACTTTTGAGGCAGAACGCTTATTGCGAATGCCATGGCTTGCAACCCAGCTACCCTAAGTTGTTGTAGCCGTGGCGGGCTAGCGCTAATGCTTCATCACAGCACTATGAACAAAGGTTATTTATGAATATCGCAGTACTCCCGGGCGATGGTATCGGCCCGGAAATTGTGGCTGAGGCTGTTAAGGTTCTCAAAGCTCTTCAATTACCACTCACTATGGAATCCGCACCAGTCGGTGGGGCTGCATACGACGTGGCAGGCCATCCTTTGCCACCAGCAACCTTAGATTTAGCCAAAGCCGCCGATGCAATTTTGTTTGGTGCGGTGGGTGACTGGAAATATGACACCCTGGCACGTGAGCTGCGACCCGAGCAAGCAATTTTGGGATTACGCAAACACTTGGCTCTATTTGCTAACTTCCGACCCGCCATTTGTTATAAAGAACTCACTGCAGCATCGAGCCTAAAGCCCGAGATTGTGGGTGGATTGGATATCTTGATTGTGCGCGAGCTCAACGGCGATATCTATTTTGGTTCCCCCAAAGGAATCCGCAATGCACCCGATGGATTGTTTGCTGGTGCCCGTGAGGGCTTTGACACCATGCGCTATAGCGAACCCGAGATTGAGCGGATTGCGCATGTGGCATTTGAGGCAGCACGTAAGCGTCATCGCAAAGTATGCAGCGTCGATAAATCAAATGTGCTGGAGACCTCACAGCTCTGGCGCGAGGTGATGACCCGCATTGCCAAAGAGTACAGCGATGTTGAGCTCAGCCATATGTATGTCGATAACGCCGCGATGCAATTGGTCAAGGCACCAAAGTCCTTTGATGTGATCGTGACCGGTAATTTGTTTGGGGATATTTTGTCGGATGAGGCGGCGATGCTTACTGGCTCCATTGGCATGTTGCCATCTGCCTCCTTAGATAAGAACAATAAGGGCTTGTATGAACCCAGTCATGGCTCTGCACCCGATATCGCTGGCAAAGGGATTGCTAATCCTTTGGCTACGATTCTGTCGGCTGCAATGATGTTGCGTTTCTCACTAAATCTTCCAAAAGAAGCGGAGCGGATTGAGACCGCAGTGCAGAAGGTTTTGTCACAAGGCCTGCGAACCGCTGATATTTATACCGAAGGTACGCAAAAAGTATCGACTGTGCAGATGGGCGATGCAGTTGTAAAAGCATTAGGGTAGTCATTGATTAATCGATAAGTACACATTTTATGGCACACACTCCTCTCGTAAATCCTGTAGTTGGCCTAGTTGGTTGGCGCGGCATGGTGGGCAGCGTCTTGATGCAACGCATGCAAGACGAAGACGACTTTGCTTATATTGAACCCGTGTTCTTTAGCACCAGTAATGCTGGTGGTGAAGTACCCCTTATTAATGGTAAGAAGGTATCTAAACAAGAGACCCGTTTGCAAGACGCTAATGATCTCAAGGCGCTCGCTCGTTGCGATGTGATCCTAAGCTGTCAAGGAGGCGATTACACCAAAGCGATTTATCCGGCATTACGTCAACAGGCTTGGCAAGGTCATTGGATTGATGCAGCTAGCACCCTGCGGATGGAGAACGATGCAGTGATCGTGTTAGACCCAATTAATCGACCCGTGATTAATCAAGCGCTAAAGGCGGGCGGTAAGAACTGGATTGGTGGCAATTGCACTGTCAGTTTGATGATGTTAGCAATGGGAGGCCTCTTAA
This genomic interval from Polynucleobacter sp. UK-FUSCHL-C3 contains the following:
- the gltA gene encoding citrate synthase is translated as MIESNIKAKLSFSDGTPDIELPIYKGTQGPDVIDIRKLYGQTGKFTYDPGFLSTASCSSKITFIDGDKGELLYRGYPIEELATKCDFLEVCQLLIGGELPNAKQKTDFEDLVMHHTMVHEQMQFFLRGFRRDAHPMAVLTGLIGAMAAFYHDEIDYSEPKAREIAQIRLIAKMPTLVAMSYKYSIGQPFMYPDNSLSYTANFMRMMFATPCEPYKVNPVLVKALDRIFTLHADHEQNASTSTVRLAGSSGTNPFAAISAGIACLWGPAHGGANEACLEMLTSIQANGGVEKIGEFIAQVKDKNSNVRLMGFGHRVYKNFDPRAKLMRETCHEVLKELGLENDPLFKLAMTLEKIALEDDYFVGRKLYPNVDFYSGIVQRALGIPTEMFTCIFALARTVGWIAQWEEMITDPEYKIGRPRQLFAGATPRKVPAISERK
- the leuC gene encoding 3-isopropylmalate dehydratase large subunit, with amino-acid sequence MRTLYDKLWDEHVVHSEEDGTATLYIDRQLLHEVTSPQAFEGLSLATRPVWRTSANLAVSDHNVPTTDRSEGIADPVSKLQVDTLDQNCDRYGITQYKMNDLRQGIVHVIGPEQGATLPGMTVVCGDSHTSTHGAFGALAFGIGTSEVEHVLATQTLLMKKSKNMLVRVEGRLQPGSSAKDIVLAVIGKIGTAGGTGYTIEFAGETIRHLSMEGRMTICNMAIEAGARAGLVAVDEITIEYIQGRPYAPKGEALRLALQYWRGLHSDADAHFDQVVELRAEEIVPQLTWGTSPEMVLPISGRVPDPERERDPNKRQAMERALQYMGLEPNMPLDTIYVDKVFIGSCTNSRIEDLRAAAKVVERLGKKVASSVKQALVVPGSGLVKVQAEREGLDRVFKAAGFEWREPGCSMCLAMNADRLEPQERCASTSNRNFEGRQGAGGRTHLVSPAMAAAAAIEGHFVDIRKIA
- the leuD gene encoding 3-isopropylmalate dehydratase small subunit: MDAFTVYKGLVAPLDRENVDTDAIIPKQFLKSIKKTGFGQNLFDELRYLDHGEPGQDCSKRPVNPDFVLNQTRYQGAGILLARKNFGCGSSREHAPWALSQFGFRAIIAPSFADIFFNNCFKNGLLPVVLTEQQVDHLFNETKAFPGYQLTIDLERQEVIAPDNQSYSFEVTPFRKYCLVNGLDDIGLTLRHADKIKTFEAERLLRMPWLATQLP
- the leuB gene encoding 3-isopropylmalate dehydrogenase, whose translation is MNIAVLPGDGIGPEIVAEAVKVLKALQLPLTMESAPVGGAAYDVAGHPLPPATLDLAKAADAILFGAVGDWKYDTLARELRPEQAILGLRKHLALFANFRPAICYKELTAASSLKPEIVGGLDILIVRELNGDIYFGSPKGIRNAPDGLFAGAREGFDTMRYSEPEIERIAHVAFEAARKRHRKVCSVDKSNVLETSQLWREVMTRIAKEYSDVELSHMYVDNAAMQLVKAPKSFDVIVTGNLFGDILSDEAAMLTGSIGMLPSASLDKNNKGLYEPSHGSAPDIAGKGIANPLATILSAAMMLRFSLNLPKEAERIETAVQKVLSQGLRTADIYTEGTQKVSTVQMGDAVVKALG